One genomic segment of Ferrimonas sp. YFM includes these proteins:
- the lysC gene encoding lysine-sensitive aspartokinase 3 produces the protein MNNPIPTLTVAKFGGTSVADLTALNHCADIIQSDPSVRLVVVSAAAGVTNRLVELASGNLDESRRQLLLREVAAIEYAMLDRLENPATIAAELDGYLTEMDRLSKALSDQPGCAESMDRLLSMGERCSSLMMTQLLSQRGVAARNFDACQVMRTDDHFGRATPEIGAIGRLAAEKLAPLLASQVVVTQGFIGSDSAGRVTTLGRGGSDFSAALMAEGLGAQTLAIWTDVDGIYSCDPRVVSDARPIEELSFNEAAEMATFGSKVLHPATILPAVRSGTSVFVGSTRAPENGGTWIRNRCDSKPVFRALSLRRQQTLLTCHSLNMLHAQGFLAELFAILARHRISVDLITTSEVSVALTLDQTGSDSSGRALISDALLEELSPLCRVEVEQDLALVAVIGNHIAHTAGIGLKVLEAMSGSNVRMICQGASAHNLCFLVKGEEGEAVVRRLHRSLLPA, from the coding sequence ATGAATAATCCTATACCTACCTTAACCGTCGCCAAGTTCGGCGGAACCTCAGTGGCCGACCTGACGGCGCTGAACCATTGTGCCGACATCATTCAGTCGGATCCTTCTGTTCGCCTGGTGGTGGTCAGTGCCGCCGCCGGCGTGACCAATCGCCTGGTGGAGCTGGCCTCCGGCAATCTGGACGAGTCCCGCCGACAGCTGTTGCTGAGAGAGGTGGCGGCCATCGAGTACGCCATGCTCGATCGTCTGGAGAATCCCGCCACCATTGCCGCCGAGCTCGATGGCTACCTGACCGAGATGGACCGGCTCTCCAAGGCCCTGAGTGACCAGCCCGGCTGCGCCGAGTCCATGGATAGGCTGCTCTCCATGGGGGAGCGCTGCTCCTCGCTGATGATGACCCAACTGCTCAGTCAGCGTGGGGTGGCTGCCCGCAACTTCGATGCCTGCCAGGTGATGCGCACCGATGACCACTTTGGCCGTGCCACACCGGAGATCGGCGCCATTGGCCGGCTGGCCGCAGAGAAGCTGGCGCCCTTGCTGGCGTCCCAGGTGGTGGTGACCCAGGGGTTCATCGGCAGCGACAGTGCCGGACGGGTGACCACCCTGGGACGGGGTGGATCGGACTTCAGCGCCGCCCTGATGGCGGAAGGGCTGGGGGCACAGACCCTGGCGATCTGGACCGATGTGGACGGCATCTACAGTTGTGACCCCAGAGTGGTGTCGGACGCCCGCCCCATCGAGGAGCTGAGTTTTAATGAGGCGGCAGAGATGGCCACCTTTGGCTCCAAGGTTCTGCACCCGGCCACCATACTGCCGGCGGTGCGCAGCGGCACCTCCGTGTTTGTCGGTTCCACCCGGGCGCCGGAGAACGGCGGTACCTGGATTCGCAATCGCTGCGACAGTAAGCCGGTGTTTCGCGCCCTGAGTCTGCGGCGTCAGCAAACCCTGCTGACCTGCCACAGCCTGAATATGCTCCATGCCCAGGGCTTCCTGGCGGAGCTGTTTGCCATCCTCGCCCGTCACCGCATCTCAGTGGATCTGATCACCACCTCCGAGGTGTCGGTAGCCCTGACTCTGGATCAGACCGGCTCGGATTCCAGCGGTCGTGCACTGATCTCCGACGCCCTGCTGGAGGAGCTCTCTCCCCTGTGTCGGGTGGAGGTGGAGCAGGATCTGGCCCTGGTGGCGGTGATCGGCAATCACATCGCCCATACCGCAGGCATCGGTCTCAAGGTGCTGGAGGCGATGTCAGGCAGCAATGTGCGGATGATTTGCCAGGGCGCCAGTGCCCATAATCTCTGCTTCCTGGTGAAGGGGGAGGAGGGGGAGGCCGTGGTCAGGCGGCTGCACCGGAGTCTGTTGCCAGCCTAA
- the arcA gene encoding two-component system response regulator ArcA produces the protein MQNPHILIVEDEAVTRNTLKSIFEAEGYLVSEAVDGDEMHDVLKAHKVNLVIMDINLPGKNGLLLARELRENNNIALMFLTGRDNEVDKILGLEIGADDYITKPFNPRELTIRARNLLNRIVSSSKAPEEKPQVEHYLFNGWSLEINSRSLVSPSGEPFKLPRSEFRAMLHFVENPGKILSRADLLMKMTGRELKPHDRTVDVTIRRIRKHFESHPETPEIIATIHGEGYRFCGQLENQ, from the coding sequence ATGCAAAATCCACATATCTTGATTGTCGAGGACGAAGCCGTCACTCGAAACACACTGAAAAGTATTTTTGAAGCAGAAGGATACCTGGTATCCGAGGCCGTAGATGGCGACGAGATGCACGACGTGCTCAAGGCGCACAAGGTTAACCTGGTGATCATGGACATCAACCTGCCGGGTAAAAACGGCCTGCTGCTGGCTCGCGAACTGCGCGAGAACAACAACATCGCCCTGATGTTCCTCACCGGTCGTGACAACGAAGTTGATAAGATTCTCGGCCTGGAGATCGGTGCCGATGACTACATCACCAAGCCGTTCAACCCTCGGGAGCTGACCATCCGTGCCCGCAACCTGCTGAACCGCATCGTCAGTTCCAGCAAGGCACCGGAAGAGAAGCCTCAGGTGGAGCACTACCTGTTCAATGGCTGGTCCCTGGAGATCAACAGCCGTTCTCTGGTCAGCCCCAGTGGCGAACCCTTCAAGCTGCCTCGCAGTGAGTTCCGTGCCATGCTGCACTTCGTTGAGAACCCAGGCAAGATCCTCTCCCGTGCGGACCTGCTGATGAAGATGACCGGCCGTGAGCTCAAGCCCCACGACCGCACCGTGGATGTGACCATCCGTCGAATCCGCAAGCACTTCGAGAGCCACCCGGAGACTCCGGAGATCATCGCCACCATTCACGGCGAAGGTTACCGCTTCTGTGGCCAGCTGGAAAACCAGTAA
- a CDS encoding Hpt domain-containing protein — MTDASTASLDLQTLDAYCAAIGAATLLKSVVVFEQMAPEYLQTMAAAMQSKDKPLLCSEAHKLKGAAGSVGLKRIQELSQQLQCGDLPQWQEGHEQWYQQIERHLEEDVASLKQYLSQRS, encoded by the coding sequence ATGACGGACGCAAGTACCGCTTCGCTGGATCTGCAGACCCTGGATGCCTATTGTGCTGCCATTGGCGCGGCGACCCTGCTAAAGAGTGTGGTGGTGTTTGAGCAGATGGCGCCCGAGTATCTGCAAACCATGGCCGCCGCCATGCAGAGCAAGGACAAGCCTCTGTTATGCAGCGAAGCCCATAAATTGAAGGGAGCCGCAGGCTCCGTGGGCCTGAAACGGATTCAGGAGTTGTCTCAGCAACTCCAGTGTGGCGATCTGCCTCAGTGGCAGGAGGGTCATGAGCAGTGGTATCAGCAGATTGAGCGACACCTGGAAGAGGATGTGGCCAGCCTCAAGCAGTACCTGAGCCAACGCAGTTAA
- a CDS encoding SPOR domain-containing protein, with translation MRVVSLFLSGLLSCYSVGAFTQEIDLPNQNLRPFTLHARGVQLTDQLPVYLYRGELLLPLQGLAASLGIDVKVDPQALTASGWIQGENANLMLDLNQDKARRGLKQITVDPEMIWGRDNLDIYLTPEFIQQLLPLTLNIQNLRQTINASGVIPMPAVDQAITLNQVTADPNEQKDLTQTSFDPQHPHDYQIYTPPLVYLQGEADLAGEDYVTEDYMFNLLAQGDLAMHSYEFSAGRTQGEDERFRLRVSRDLGDLNGWMPFQLGGYQVGDVRYFGDNLIHGQIEGQGVVFGNAQQRDQARFGRTVIEGNAPEGWSVNLYRNGALMRVTTADQDNHYQFTNLPLVEGSNLFELHLFGPNGEYLVRRRTVHSGGATLAAGQVSYSGFYIDQTSNLFTHKSDSELASLGLRRAYDARVDYGLTDNLTLGVGYSQQSVRENGVIENRDYFSTRATGFFADSTWFAEAAMEAEGDSAFALGWQTLLGTDHSLRLTHNDFGEFQSSRNNPGELVEVRRATRFEIEGALPQAGGLQYQFGTAFRDTELGSGFLFNNRLSTQVAGLNLTHYMAYDTSFDDVSRRLSGQLLFDTPMRDWNLSGHLNYQTGEGIGEVLTTMRWRPWRGVNNQTQLYYRDPLDSKSRFGLGHRFSLTWQWLTVGLEGEVNTRGDWQVLATSAVALNYQDGRLKGVDYRPQLSDIQVRVFEDINNNGRFDPSDRPLAGLPLLTAPGLPHSPSDDTGLVKLTQVPSNQLYRISVEPEFMPSDLVLRDGPAQAMPVTGKLVALDLPLVRLTDLEGRVLRGNSNKGLSGIPLVLKDLHRQPLATLVTGPRGEYRFDDIKPGYYLLQPDPTILDAQGVLMEEPLYPVAISGKPLDHQRQDIKVGYVEQAALMKRLGQAPVQPQAPTPKAQVPKPRPSGVMAMDPKEYTLQLAASRRSWDLTSLKKRHPSLSLSQLTVLRNGKPMYLLLSGRFPTERSAQYGLRDIPKDFANDLPLVRSVSELQAQHQLLQASGMEPLDDQADWVAGQPQGNLTWQIAATRQEASARQVVQDLNLGSDAHIHFSNGWYQVLWGSFTDRTEASEALTALAKAPQSPWLRSLGSLR, from the coding sequence ATGCGAGTTGTTAGCCTATTCCTGTCAGGGTTGCTGAGTTGTTACAGCGTTGGCGCCTTCACCCAAGAGATAGACCTTCCCAATCAGAATCTTCGGCCCTTCACCCTGCACGCCAGAGGGGTGCAGCTGACCGATCAGCTTCCGGTCTACCTCTACAGAGGAGAGCTGCTGTTGCCCCTGCAGGGGCTGGCCGCATCACTGGGCATCGACGTCAAGGTGGATCCCCAGGCGCTGACGGCCTCGGGCTGGATCCAGGGGGAGAACGCCAACCTGATGTTGGACCTCAATCAGGACAAAGCCAGGCGGGGACTCAAACAGATCACCGTGGACCCAGAGATGATCTGGGGGCGGGACAACCTGGATATCTACCTGACGCCGGAGTTCATTCAGCAACTGCTGCCTCTGACCCTCAACATTCAGAACCTGCGTCAGACCATCAACGCATCCGGGGTGATCCCCATGCCTGCGGTGGATCAGGCGATCACCCTGAATCAGGTCACCGCCGACCCCAATGAGCAGAAAGACCTGACCCAGACCAGTTTCGATCCTCAGCACCCCCACGACTACCAGATCTACACGCCGCCCCTGGTCTACCTGCAGGGAGAGGCTGACCTGGCCGGTGAAGATTATGTCACCGAAGACTACATGTTCAACCTGCTTGCCCAGGGTGACCTGGCCATGCACTCCTATGAGTTCAGCGCCGGCCGTACCCAGGGAGAGGATGAACGCTTCCGTCTGCGGGTCTCCCGGGATCTGGGGGATCTGAACGGGTGGATGCCCTTTCAGTTGGGCGGCTATCAGGTCGGGGATGTGCGCTACTTTGGAGACAACCTGATCCACGGCCAGATAGAGGGCCAGGGGGTGGTGTTTGGCAACGCCCAGCAGCGCGACCAGGCCAGGTTCGGCCGAACCGTCATCGAGGGCAACGCCCCCGAAGGCTGGTCGGTCAACCTCTACCGAAATGGCGCCCTGATGCGGGTCACCACCGCAGATCAGGACAACCACTACCAGTTCACCAACCTGCCCCTGGTGGAGGGATCCAACCTGTTCGAGCTGCACCTGTTCGGTCCCAATGGCGAATACCTGGTGAGGCGACGCACGGTTCACAGTGGCGGTGCCACCCTGGCGGCCGGCCAAGTAAGCTACTCCGGCTTCTATATAGACCAGACCAGCAACCTGTTCACCCACAAGAGCGACAGCGAGCTGGCCAGCCTGGGACTGCGGCGAGCCTATGACGCCAGAGTGGATTATGGCCTCACCGACAACCTCACCCTGGGAGTGGGGTACAGCCAACAGAGTGTTCGCGAGAACGGCGTCATAGAGAATCGGGACTACTTCAGCACCCGGGCCACCGGCTTCTTCGCCGACAGCACCTGGTTTGCCGAAGCCGCCATGGAGGCGGAAGGCGACAGTGCCTTCGCCCTGGGCTGGCAGACCCTGCTTGGCACAGATCACAGCCTGAGGCTGACCCACAACGATTTCGGTGAGTTTCAATCCAGTCGCAACAATCCCGGTGAACTGGTGGAGGTCCGCCGGGCGACCCGGTTTGAGATCGAAGGGGCCCTGCCCCAGGCCGGTGGCCTGCAATACCAGTTCGGCACCGCCTTCAGGGACACGGAGCTGGGCAGCGGCTTCCTGTTCAATAACCGCCTCAGTACCCAGGTCGCGGGGCTCAACCTGACCCATTATATGGCCTATGACACCAGCTTCGATGACGTGTCGCGCCGCCTGTCCGGACAACTGCTGTTTGACACGCCGATGCGGGACTGGAACCTCAGCGGCCATCTGAATTATCAGACCGGCGAAGGGATCGGGGAGGTACTGACCACCATGCGCTGGCGTCCCTGGCGCGGCGTCAACAACCAGACCCAGCTCTACTACCGGGATCCTCTGGACAGCAAGAGTCGTTTCGGCCTGGGTCACCGCTTCTCCCTCACCTGGCAATGGCTGACTGTGGGCCTGGAAGGAGAGGTGAACACCCGAGGTGACTGGCAGGTGCTGGCCACCAGCGCCGTCGCCCTCAACTATCAGGATGGACGCCTGAAAGGGGTGGACTACCGGCCTCAGCTGTCCGACATCCAGGTGCGGGTGTTCGAGGACATCAACAACAATGGACGCTTCGACCCCAGCGACCGCCCCCTGGCAGGCCTGCCTCTGTTGACGGCGCCAGGCCTGCCCCACTCCCCCAGTGATGATACCGGCCTGGTGAAATTGACCCAGGTTCCCTCCAATCAGCTATACCGCATCAGTGTGGAGCCTGAGTTTATGCCGTCAGATCTGGTGCTCAGGGATGGTCCGGCTCAGGCGATGCCGGTCACCGGCAAGCTGGTGGCCCTGGATCTGCCCCTGGTGCGACTGACCGATCTCGAAGGCCGGGTATTGCGGGGCAACAGCAACAAAGGGCTCTCCGGCATTCCCCTGGTACTCAAGGACCTCCATCGCCAGCCCCTGGCCACCCTGGTTACCGGTCCCAGGGGCGAATACCGCTTCGACGACATTAAGCCAGGCTACTATCTGCTTCAGCCGGACCCGACGATCCTGGATGCCCAGGGTGTGCTGATGGAGGAGCCCCTCTACCCGGTGGCGATCTCCGGCAAGCCCCTGGATCACCAGCGCCAGGACATCAAGGTGGGGTATGTTGAGCAGGCCGCCCTGATGAAGCGTTTGGGCCAGGCGCCGGTTCAGCCCCAGGCCCCCACTCCCAAGGCACAGGTGCCCAAACCCCGGCCCAGTGGCGTAATGGCCATGGACCCCAAGGAGTATACTCTGCAGCTGGCCGCCAGCCGCCGCTCCTGGGATCTCACCAGCCTCAAGAAACGCCACCCCTCGTTGTCGCTGAGCCAACTGACGGTACTGCGTAACGGCAAACCCATGTATCTGCTGCTCAGCGGCCGCTTTCCCACCGAGCGTTCGGCTCAGTACGGGCTAAGAGATATCCCCAAGGACTTTGCCAATGATCTGCCTCTGGTCCGCTCCGTATCAGAACTGCAGGCTCAGCATCAGCTGCTGCAGGCCAGCGGCATGGAACCCCTGGACGACCAAGCAGACTGGGTGGCAGGGCAGCCCCAAGGCAACCTGACCTGGCAGATCGCTGCAACCCGCCAGGAAGCCAGTGCCCGACAGGTGGTGCAGGACTTGAATCTGGGCAGCGATGCCCACATACACTTCAGTAACGGGTGGTATCAGGTGCTGTGGGGCAGCTTCACGGATCGTACCGAGGCCAGTGAGGCCCTGACGGCCCTGGCCAAAGCCCCACAAAGCCCATGGTTGAGATCCCTGGGGTCACTGCGGTAA
- the folE2 gene encoding GTP cyclohydrolase FolE2 translates to MATTMPDVASSAKAQVGGTLDWVGMSNIELPLTVKADDGQSCSVSAKVEAFVNLPNPQAKGIHMSRLYLALDQLSLNGELTLASLKSLLDDFISSHEALSDRAKVKISFDYHLRRNSLLSENSGWRAYPVTLVGSLNQGKLSLEMSVEVAYSSTCPCSAALARQLIQEAFNNQFADQQSLTAEEVHQWLGTTQGVVATPHSQRSLAQVWVKLDEKLEALPLVNLVDRIEGALATPVQAAVKREDEQEFARLNGQNLMFVEDAARRLKTALNEEQRFQDFWLRVNHLESLHAHDAVSVTCKGVENGYQP, encoded by the coding sequence ATGGCGACAACAATGCCCGATGTAGCGAGCAGTGCCAAAGCCCAGGTGGGCGGCACCCTGGATTGGGTGGGCATGAGCAACATCGAACTTCCACTGACGGTAAAGGCTGATGATGGCCAGTCCTGCTCAGTGTCCGCAAAGGTGGAGGCCTTTGTAAACCTGCCCAATCCCCAGGCCAAGGGGATTCACATGTCGCGCCTCTATCTGGCCCTGGACCAGTTGTCTCTCAACGGTGAGCTGACCCTTGCCAGCCTCAAGTCTCTGCTGGACGATTTCATCTCCTCCCACGAGGCACTGTCAGACCGAGCCAAGGTGAAGATCAGCTTCGACTACCATCTGCGTCGCAACTCTCTGCTGTCTGAAAACAGCGGCTGGCGCGCCTACCCGGTGACCCTGGTGGGCAGCCTGAATCAAGGCAAGCTGTCACTGGAGATGAGCGTCGAAGTCGCCTACTCCTCCACCTGCCCCTGCTCCGCCGCCCTGGCCCGTCAGTTGATCCAGGAAGCGTTCAACAACCAGTTTGCCGACCAGCAAAGCCTTACCGCCGAGGAGGTGCACCAGTGGCTGGGTACCACCCAGGGCGTGGTGGCCACCCCTCACAGCCAGCGCAGCCTGGCTCAGGTGTGGGTCAAGCTGGATGAGAAGCTGGAGGCACTGCCTCTGGTCAACCTGGTGGATCGCATCGAAGGCGCCCTGGCCACCCCGGTTCAGGCCGCAGTCAAACGGGAAGATGAGCAGGAGTTCGCCCGCCTCAACGGTCAGAACCTGATGTTTGTGGAAGATGCCGCCCGCCGTCTGAAGACCGCCCTCAATGAAGAGCAGCGGTTCCAGGATTTCTGGCTGCGCGTCAATCACCTGGAGAGTCTGCACGCCCACGATGCCGTCTCAGTCACCTGCAAGGGTGTCGAAAACGGTTATCAGCCCTAA
- a CDS encoding TIGR01212 family radical SAM protein (This family includes YhcC from E. coli K-12, an uncharacterized radical SAM protein.), which produces MGLDQYVHTLGNHMKARYGQKIHKLTIDASFTCPNRDGTLGRGGCTFCNVTSFSAEAGQGKSVALQLAEGKARRGDAKRYMAYFQAYTSTYDEYQVLKRRYEEALAVSDIVGLCVGTRPDCVPDSVLELLAQYREQGMELWLELGLQSAHDDTLKRINRGHGFDAYRDTVARARAMGLQVCTHLIMGLPGEGPQHAFETLDRVLELGVDGLKLHPLHVVQNSTMAKQYAAGRLPLMDADTYMDTAAEMIRRTPQSVVFHRISAYARPPELVAPQWCGDKWLALNGILDRLKRDGGQGSAL; this is translated from the coding sequence TTCACACTCTGGGTAATCATATGAAGGCCCGCTATGGTCAGAAGATCCATAAGCTGACCATCGATGCTAGTTTCACCTGCCCCAACCGGGACGGCACCCTGGGCCGTGGCGGCTGCACCTTCTGCAATGTGACCTCATTCAGCGCCGAGGCGGGACAGGGCAAGAGTGTGGCGCTGCAACTGGCCGAGGGTAAGGCCCGTCGCGGCGACGCCAAGCGCTACATGGCCTACTTCCAGGCCTATACCTCTACTTATGATGAGTATCAGGTGCTTAAGCGTCGATACGAGGAGGCGCTGGCGGTGTCCGATATCGTTGGCCTCTGTGTCGGGACCCGGCCCGATTGCGTGCCGGACTCGGTGCTGGAGCTGTTGGCCCAGTACCGGGAGCAGGGGATGGAGTTGTGGCTGGAGCTGGGGCTTCAATCCGCCCACGACGATACCCTGAAGCGGATCAACCGGGGACACGGGTTTGATGCCTACCGGGATACGGTGGCGCGGGCCCGGGCCATGGGTCTGCAGGTGTGTACCCACCTTATTATGGGCCTGCCCGGCGAAGGGCCCCAGCATGCCTTCGAGACTCTGGACCGTGTGCTGGAGCTGGGAGTGGATGGACTCAAGCTTCACCCGCTGCACGTGGTGCAGAACAGCACCATGGCCAAGCAGTATGCCGCGGGTCGTCTGCCTTTGATGGACGCCGACACCTACATGGATACCGCCGCCGAGATGATTCGCCGCACCCCGCAATCGGTGGTGTTTCACCGGATCAGTGCCTATGCCCGGCCGCCGGAACTGGTTGCCCCCCAATGGTGCGGGGACAAGTGGCTGGCCCTTAACGGTATCCTGGATCGCCTCAAGCGGGACGGGGGCCAGGGCAGCGCCCTCTGA